Within the Montipora foliosa isolate CH-2021 chromosome 11, ASM3666993v2, whole genome shotgun sequence genome, the region CACGTACTGTAGAGTCTAATTTTGATTCGTTGATATGTAAAATATCAACTTTAGAAGAGGACATAAAAACTCTAAGTTCGTCAATATGAGACAACAGACTATTAATGTTAAGGGATGCTATGGCTGAACCTCGACCAAAGATTGTGGGACAGATGGACTTACCACAGTTGGTATCCTTATGGACATCAGCCGAGTCGGATTCCCAGACGGCAGTATCCTAATCTACACGTAAATGGTTAATGAGATTTTGAGCTAGGCGCATGGTGCCTTTTCTTGTTTAAATGAAGACCACTTTGATTTAAGTGGCTAGTTCTTGAAATGTTAGAGTGGTCAACAAAACCCCAGTTCTTTTGCTGGCAGCATTCCTTAAGAACTTTGTTCACGTCAGGTACTTTACGTGCAAGGGCTTCGTCATCAGATCTATTGATGAGATCGGATATAGATATCATAGCTGAAGATTCAGAGCTGATTGCTTCGGCTAGGTCAATCAGTTCTTCTGCACATTCACGAGGAGTATAGGAGGATCGTAAACTATTGGTTCCCACATGGATAATTAACTCGTCCGGGTTTCTGCGTAGTAGTGGCTTGATATGATCCTTCATGTCTTGCGTTGTGCATCCCAGAAAAATGGCTATCTTAACTTGTGAATTCTTCGACATTTTATGGCTTTGTAGGTATTTGAGAGTAGAATCACCCGCTATTATGACTTTCTTCTGACGGTTGGGCTGTGAATGATCAAATTGATCTGACGAATTGATTAAGTTGGTGTTTCGCATTCTAATCTCTGAGGACGATGGAGATGTTCTGTGTCCTGTGACAGCGCTATTCCCATTTTgattgcttacatttcttttgatttgaTCTTCAATTTGAACTTGAAGAGGCTCAAATCCGTTACGGGTTTGAATTATATTAGCTGGCATTGTTTTCTGGCTATGTTTTGCATTTGTACTTCTCGGGTGCGGCTTTGCCATGGACCAACGATCACTTGAT harbors:
- the LOC137977033 gene encoding putative leucine-rich repeat-containing protein DDB_G0290503, which gives rise to MADGRSICSSDAGAVHVLETEFSSLNPESCELECLHLNDGKLVQENTKLLSMKNIQKQDGNALGVELLDYKKKCEKLLSTISKKDNAINELEEKCLSLESRVLSLQQENDSLKLALTIITREKSEVETNQLQSSDRWSMAKPHPRSTNAKHSQKTMPANIIQTRNGFEPLQVQIEDQIKRNVSNQNGNSAVTGHRTSPSSSEIRMRNTNLINSSDQFDHSQPNRQKKVIIAGDSTLKYLQSHKMSKNSQVKIAIFLGCTTQDMKDHIKPLLRRNPDELIIHVGTNSLRSSYTPRECAEELIDLAEAISSESSAMISISDLINRSDDEALARKVPDVNKVLKECCQQKNWGFVDHSNISRTSHLNQSGLHLNKKRHHAPSSKSH